A stretch of Schistocerca cancellata isolate TAMUIC-IGC-003103 chromosome 3, iqSchCanc2.1, whole genome shotgun sequence DNA encodes these proteins:
- the LOC126175052 gene encoding ribonucleoside-diphosphate reductase subunit M2 isoform X2, with protein MMVNSSGKHRNAVLDVTTRHNIAQQISFGDENFIEKDKKSFRKFDIQLEPLLRENPRRFVIFPIQYHDIWAMYKKAEASFWTAEEVDLSKDLVHWQQLKPEERHFISHVLAFFAASDGIVNENLVERFSQEVQVTEARCFYGFQIAMENVHSEMYSLLIDTYIKDSAEREFLFNAIETLPCVKKKADWALRWIADESATFAERVIAFAAVEGIFFSGSFAAIFWLKKRGLMPGLTFSNELISRDEGLHCDFACLMFKHVVQKPTEVEITNIIKDAVQIEQEFLTEALPVAMIGMNCDLMKKYIEFVADRLLVELGCPKVYFSENPFDFMEHISLEGKTNFFEKKVGEYQKCGVMASKEENVFTLDADF; from the exons ATGATG GTGAATTCGAGCGGAAAGCATCGAAATGCAGTTTTGGATGTGACAACGCGGcacaatatagcacaacaaatcaGCTTC GGGGACGAGAATTTCATTGAGAAAGACAAGAAATCTTTCAGAAAATTCGATATTCAGCTGGAACCCTTATTGAGGGAGAACCCAAGAAGATTTGTCATCTTCCCGATTCAGTATCATGATATCTGGGCTATGTACAAAAAAGCAGAAGCATCGTTTTGGACGGCTGAAGAAGTAGACTTATCGAAG GACTTGGTTCACTGGCAGCAGCTTAAACCTGAAGAAAGGCATTTTATTTCCCACGTCCTTGCTTTCTTTGCTGCTAGTGATGGAATTGTTAATGAGAACCTGGTTGAAAGATTTAGCCAAGAAGTGCAAGTAACAGAAGCAAGATgtttttatggtttccaaattgctATGGAAAATGTGCATTCCGAAATGTATAGTCTTCTCATTGATACATATATCAAGGATTCTGCTGAAAG AGAGTTTCTTTTCAATGCAATTGAAACGCTCCCATGTGTAAAGAAGAAAGCTGATTGGGCACTCAGGTGGATTGCTGATGAATCTGCAACATTTGCAGAACGtgtaattgcatttgctgctgTGGAAGGCATATTCTTTTCTGGCAGTTTTGCAGCTATTTTCTGGCTCAAGAAAAGAGGTTTAATGCCAGGCCTTACATTTAGCAATGAACTTATTTCAAGGGATGAg GGCCTGCATTGTGACTTTGCATGCCTCATGTTTAAGCATGTTGTTCAGAAGCCCACTGAAGTGGAAATAACTAATATTATTAAGGATGCTGTTCAAATAGAACAAGAATTTTTAACAGAGGCATTGCCTGTAGCAATGATAGGCATGAACTGTGACCTTATGAAGAAGTACATTGAATTTGTTGCTGACAGACTTCTTGTGGAGTTAGGCTGTCCAAAG GTATACTTTTCAGAAAACCCATTTGACTTCATGGAGCACATTTCCTTGGAGGGAAAGACTAATTTCTTTGAGAAGAAGGTAGGAGAGTACCAGAAGTGTGGTGTAATGGCAAGCAAAGAAGAAAATGTCTTCACACTAGATGCTGATTTCTGA
- the LOC126175052 gene encoding ribonucleoside-diphosphate reductase subunit M2 B isoform X1 produces the protein MPFQAVDDKENVPLTLSPLKINPNVNSSGKHRNAVLDVTTRHNIAQQISFGDENFIEKDKKSFRKFDIQLEPLLRENPRRFVIFPIQYHDIWAMYKKAEASFWTAEEVDLSKDLVHWQQLKPEERHFISHVLAFFAASDGIVNENLVERFSQEVQVTEARCFYGFQIAMENVHSEMYSLLIDTYIKDSAEREFLFNAIETLPCVKKKADWALRWIADESATFAERVIAFAAVEGIFFSGSFAAIFWLKKRGLMPGLTFSNELISRDEGLHCDFACLMFKHVVQKPTEVEITNIIKDAVQIEQEFLTEALPVAMIGMNCDLMKKYIEFVADRLLVELGCPKVYFSENPFDFMEHISLEGKTNFFEKKVGEYQKCGVMASKEENVFTLDADF, from the exons ATGCCTTTCCAAGCGGTTGatgataaagaaaatgtgccgcTTACTCTGTCTCCATTAAAGATTAATCCTAAT GTGAATTCGAGCGGAAAGCATCGAAATGCAGTTTTGGATGTGACAACGCGGcacaatatagcacaacaaatcaGCTTC GGGGACGAGAATTTCATTGAGAAAGACAAGAAATCTTTCAGAAAATTCGATATTCAGCTGGAACCCTTATTGAGGGAGAACCCAAGAAGATTTGTCATCTTCCCGATTCAGTATCATGATATCTGGGCTATGTACAAAAAAGCAGAAGCATCGTTTTGGACGGCTGAAGAAGTAGACTTATCGAAG GACTTGGTTCACTGGCAGCAGCTTAAACCTGAAGAAAGGCATTTTATTTCCCACGTCCTTGCTTTCTTTGCTGCTAGTGATGGAATTGTTAATGAGAACCTGGTTGAAAGATTTAGCCAAGAAGTGCAAGTAACAGAAGCAAGATgtttttatggtttccaaattgctATGGAAAATGTGCATTCCGAAATGTATAGTCTTCTCATTGATACATATATCAAGGATTCTGCTGAAAG AGAGTTTCTTTTCAATGCAATTGAAACGCTCCCATGTGTAAAGAAGAAAGCTGATTGGGCACTCAGGTGGATTGCTGATGAATCTGCAACATTTGCAGAACGtgtaattgcatttgctgctgTGGAAGGCATATTCTTTTCTGGCAGTTTTGCAGCTATTTTCTGGCTCAAGAAAAGAGGTTTAATGCCAGGCCTTACATTTAGCAATGAACTTATTTCAAGGGATGAg GGCCTGCATTGTGACTTTGCATGCCTCATGTTTAAGCATGTTGTTCAGAAGCCCACTGAAGTGGAAATAACTAATATTATTAAGGATGCTGTTCAAATAGAACAAGAATTTTTAACAGAGGCATTGCCTGTAGCAATGATAGGCATGAACTGTGACCTTATGAAGAAGTACATTGAATTTGTTGCTGACAGACTTCTTGTGGAGTTAGGCTGTCCAAAG GTATACTTTTCAGAAAACCCATTTGACTTCATGGAGCACATTTCCTTGGAGGGAAAGACTAATTTCTTTGAGAAGAAGGTAGGAGAGTACCAGAAGTGTGGTGTAATGGCAAGCAAAGAAGAAAATGTCTTCACACTAGATGCTGATTTCTGA